One window of Sulfurospirillum sp. 1612 genomic DNA carries:
- a CDS encoding hybrid sensor histidine kinase/response regulator, whose translation MDDIQEILEDFLIEAFELIEQIDQDLVELESTPEDLELLNRIFRVAHTIKGSSSFLSFDVLTTLTHHMEDVLNKARRGDLKINPEVMDVVLESIDMMKALLFSIRDNGNDTEIGMDISDICAQLDAISQGKELPEITSDTSAAPHETVETNTQETVEEEDYSHLSDAEIEAEIERLLKEKKEETAKKKAAKKQEEAPVVMIDKAEEKPKPKPQGTKKSRADAPVKKQQASAIEQTIRVEVKRLDHLMNLIGELVLGKNRLLKIYDDVEERYEGEKFLEELNQVVSSISLVTTDLQIAVMKTRMLPIAKVFNKFPRMVRDLSRELNKSIELEITGEETELDKSIVEEIGDPLVHIIRNSCDHGIEEKDIRINAGKKEVGTIELKAYHEGNNIVIEIVDDGKGLDPEILKTKSLEKGLITEREADMMSDKEALTLIFKPGFSTATTVTSVSGRGVGMDVVKTNIEKLNGLIDIDSELGKGTVIKLKIPLTLAIIQALLVGVQEEFYAIPLASVLETVRIELDEIYTVEGKNVLRLRDEVLSLVRLSDIFGVESVYENNEHAYVVVIGLAESKLGIIVDSLVGQEEIVIKSMGDYLKGIDGIAGATIRGDGRVTLIIDVAALMGLAKDINVDIKANTEATIKVKNQPSDYYVLVVDDSHMDRNIMIKSMQPIGLNVVEASNGLEALNIIKSGEYNFDAVLIDIEMPRMDGYTLANEIRKYSKYKNLPLIAVTSRTSKSDRLRGVESGMSEYITKPYSQEYLESVVRKNIKLLAE comes from the coding sequence ATGGATGATATTCAAGAAATATTAGAAGATTTTTTGATTGAAGCGTTTGAGTTAATTGAGCAAATTGATCAAGATTTAGTGGAGCTTGAAAGTACCCCTGAAGATCTCGAATTGTTAAATCGTATCTTTAGAGTTGCCCATACGATCAAAGGCTCTTCTTCGTTTTTAAGTTTTGATGTGTTGACTACCCTGACGCATCACATGGAGGATGTCCTCAATAAAGCAAGACGGGGAGATTTGAAAATCAACCCTGAGGTCATGGATGTCGTACTGGAATCGATTGATATGATGAAAGCCCTCTTGTTTTCAATCAGAGACAATGGAAATGATACAGAAATCGGTATGGATATTTCTGATATTTGTGCCCAACTTGATGCCATTTCCCAAGGGAAAGAACTACCAGAAATCACCAGTGACACATCAGCTGCTCCTCATGAAACAGTAGAAACCAATACCCAAGAAACAGTGGAAGAAGAGGATTATTCTCATCTGAGTGATGCAGAAATTGAGGCAGAAATTGAGCGACTTTTAAAAGAGAAAAAAGAGGAAACTGCCAAGAAAAAAGCGGCAAAAAAACAAGAAGAAGCACCTGTCGTGATGATTGATAAGGCAGAAGAAAAACCAAAACCAAAACCGCAAGGAACAAAAAAATCCCGTGCCGATGCACCGGTGAAAAAACAACAAGCAAGTGCTATTGAACAGACCATTCGTGTCGAAGTGAAACGATTGGATCATTTGATGAATCTCATCGGAGAGCTGGTCTTAGGAAAAAATAGATTGTTAAAAATTTATGATGATGTTGAAGAGCGCTATGAGGGAGAAAAATTTTTAGAAGAGTTGAATCAAGTAGTCTCGTCAATTTCACTGGTGACAACAGATTTGCAAATTGCCGTGATGAAAACTCGAATGTTACCGATTGCAAAAGTTTTCAATAAATTTCCAAGAATGGTACGAGATTTATCACGTGAACTCAATAAATCTATTGAGCTTGAGATTACAGGGGAAGAGACTGAATTAGACAAATCAATTGTTGAGGAGATTGGTGATCCATTAGTTCATATTATCCGAAACTCTTGTGACCATGGTATCGAAGAGAAAGATATACGAATAAACGCCGGCAAAAAAGAGGTCGGAACGATAGAGCTCAAAGCATATCATGAGGGTAATAATATTGTCATTGAAATCGTTGATGATGGGAAAGGATTGGACCCTGAAATTCTCAAAACAAAATCGTTAGAAAAAGGACTCATCACAGAGCGAGAAGCGGATATGATGAGTGACAAAGAAGCGCTGACATTGATTTTTAAACCGGGTTTTTCTACAGCTACTACCGTCACGAGCGTCTCAGGAAGAGGCGTGGGGATGGATGTGGTGAAAACCAATATCGAAAAGCTCAATGGACTGATTGATATTGACAGTGAACTCGGTAAAGGGACGGTAATCAAACTCAAAATACCGTTGACATTGGCGATTATCCAAGCATTGTTAGTAGGCGTCCAAGAGGAATTTTATGCGATTCCATTGGCATCTGTTTTAGAGACGGTGCGTATTGAACTTGATGAAATTTATACGGTTGAGGGTAAAAATGTCTTGAGATTAAGAGATGAGGTACTCTCACTTGTGCGACTCTCTGATATCTTTGGTGTTGAGAGTGTTTATGAAAATAATGAACATGCTTATGTGGTTGTGATTGGGTTGGCTGAATCCAAATTGGGCATTATCGTGGACAGCCTTGTAGGACAAGAAGAGATTGTTATCAAATCCATGGGAGATTATCTCAAAGGAATCGACGGCATCGCAGGTGCTACGATACGAGGCGATGGTAGGGTGACCCTCATTATCGATGTGGCCGCATTGATGGGATTGGCAAAAGATATCAATGTCGATATTAAAGCAAATACTGAGGCAACGATCAAGGTCAAAAATCAGCCAAGTGATTATTATGTATTGGTGGTAGATGATAGTCATATGGATCGCAACATCATGATAAAATCTATGCAGCCAATAGGTCTCAATGTTGTTGAGGCATCAAATGGACTAGAAGCACTCAATATCATAAAATCAGGAGAATATAATTTTGATGCGGTTTTGATTGATATTGAAATGCCACGGATGGATGGATACACACTGGCCAATGAAATTAGAAAATATTCAAAATACAAAAATTTACCTTTGATTGCTGTGACCTCAAGAACGTCAAAATCTGATAGATTAAGAGGCGTGGAATCTGGTATGAGTGAGTACATCACCAAACCATATTCGCAAGAATATTTAGAGAGTGTCGTGCGAAAAAATATAAAACTGTTAGCGGAGTGA
- a CDS encoding chemotaxis protein CheW: MNEKLTQVLNKQKQQMQEPDKTEDDIIQLVGFIIGDEEYAIPILSIQEIIKPLEYTRVPQVPPYVLGVFNLRGDVIPLIDLRRKFKLEPKNETNETRYIVMKNDDNIAGFVIDRLTEAIRIKRSRIDPPPETIASDTGLVYGIGKRDESMLTVLKVDALLKRDF, from the coding sequence ATGAATGAAAAACTAACGCAAGTGTTAAACAAGCAAAAACAACAGATGCAAGAGCCGGATAAAACAGAAGATGATATTATACAGCTGGTCGGTTTTATCATCGGTGATGAGGAGTATGCGATACCGATACTGAGCATCCAAGAGATTATTAAACCATTAGAATATACTAGAGTACCACAAGTGCCACCGTATGTTCTTGGCGTTTTTAATCTCAGAGGTGATGTGATTCCTTTGATTGATTTGCGAAGAAAATTTAAATTAGAACCCAAGAATGAAACTAATGAGACACGCTACATTGTTATGAAAAATGATGATAATATCGCAGGATTTGTCATCGATCGTCTGACCGAAGCCATCAGGATAAAAAGAAGTCGTATTGATCCACCACCTGAGACAATAGCATCAGACACGGGATTGGTTTATGGTATAGGAAAAAGAGACGAGAGCATGCTAACAGTTCTTAAGGTAGATGCATTATTGAAAAGAGACTTCTAG
- a CDS encoding RNA recognition motif domain-containing protein has translation MQIYVGNISYSTTEEGLENLFGQYGEVESVKIITDRETGRAKGFGFVTMNDDTAAQQAIDSLNEKEFEGRTLRINEARPREERPKRNFNNRF, from the coding sequence ATGCAAATATACGTTGGAAACATTTCCTACTCAACAACAGAAGAAGGTTTAGAAAATCTATTTGGTCAATACGGAGAAGTTGAATCTGTAAAGATCATTACAGATAGAGAAACAGGAAGAGCTAAGGGTTTCGGATTTGTTACTATGAATGATGACACTGCTGCACAACAAGCAATTGATAGCTTAAATGAAAAAGAATTTGAAGGAAGAACTCTAAGAATTAACGAAGCAAGACCTAGAGAAGAAAGACCAAAAAGAAATTTTAACAATAGATTCTAA
- the serB gene encoding phosphoserine phosphatase SerB: protein MKLCVFDFDSTLMDGETIDFLAKALNFEDEVSRITKKAMEGEIDFFESLSERVRFLKGLPTQAVDEICHNLPYMPGAQETIGTLKKSGYTVVVFSGGFRNATSYAKEQLGFDADFANILHTKEGVLSGLVGGDMMFNYSKGDMLQRLQALLKIDQKNTMVVGDGANDLSMFEFADTKVAFCAKEVLRKKANVIINDKDLTKILEEQHICI, encoded by the coding sequence ATGAAATTATGTGTATTTGATTTTGATTCAACTTTGATGGATGGAGAAACGATAGACTTCTTGGCCAAAGCGTTGAATTTTGAAGATGAGGTCTCGCGAATCACCAAAAAAGCGATGGAAGGGGAGATAGATTTTTTTGAAAGCTTGAGTGAAAGAGTCCGTTTTCTAAAAGGCTTACCCACACAAGCTGTTGATGAAATTTGTCACAATCTACCTTATATGCCAGGCGCGCAAGAGACGATTGGGACATTGAAAAAGAGCGGTTATACGGTCGTTGTTTTTAGTGGTGGATTTCGAAATGCTACAAGTTATGCAAAAGAACAACTTGGTTTTGATGCAGATTTTGCAAATATTTTACATACGAAAGAGGGGGTTTTGAGCGGACTTGTTGGGGGAGATATGATGTTTAATTATTCAAAAGGAGATATGCTGCAGCGATTGCAAGCACTCTTAAAGATAGATCAAAAAAACACCATGGTCGTGGGTGATGGTGCCAATGATCTTTCAATGTTTGAATTTGCAGACACAAAGGTTGCGTTTTGTGCAAAAGAGGTTTTAAGAAAAAAAGCCAATGTCATTATCAACGATAAAGACTTAACAAAAATATTAGAGGAACAACACATATGTATATAG
- a CDS encoding transaldolase: MYIEDLKFSLWCDFVERSFLETEFVDLINAGTINGATSNPAIFKSAILTSPAYKKDIEAMQDLTPKETYEALAIKDIKKAAEKLLPLYKKGDDGFISIEVDPFLCDDANGTIEEGRRLFQQIDMPNVMIKVPATKAGYVAMQQLISEGINVNATLIFSVEQTKHCLEAFKAGSASCQASVLPKAVISVFVSRFDRMLDTKLAALDLPVSKVGIYNALNVYRLIERYALSNVRCLFASTGVKGDALEADYYIKGLLCKNSINTAPLATIKYFIQQSCDNNVPKEEEIELFFDTIKKSGIDVDAACDALMQDGLESFKVAFQEILETLSSYKR, encoded by the coding sequence ATGTATATAGAAGATTTGAAATTTTCACTTTGGTGTGATTTTGTAGAACGAAGTTTTTTGGAGACAGAATTTGTAGATTTAATCAATGCCGGCACCATTAACGGTGCGACGAGTAATCCGGCCATTTTTAAATCCGCGATTCTCACATCACCTGCTTATAAAAAAGATATAGAGGCGATGCAGGATCTGACACCAAAAGAGACCTATGAAGCCCTCGCGATCAAAGATATTAAAAAAGCAGCTGAAAAATTGTTGCCATTATATAAAAAAGGCGATGATGGTTTTATCAGTATAGAAGTTGATCCTTTTTTATGTGATGATGCGAATGGGACGATTGAAGAGGGAAGACGTCTGTTTCAACAGATTGATATGCCCAATGTCATGATAAAAGTACCGGCAACAAAAGCAGGATATGTTGCGATGCAACAACTCATCAGCGAAGGGATTAACGTCAATGCAACATTAATATTTTCAGTTGAACAGACGAAACATTGTCTTGAAGCATTTAAAGCCGGCAGTGCATCGTGTCAAGCAAGTGTCCTGCCAAAAGCGGTGATTAGCGTCTTTGTGAGCCGATTTGACCGAATGTTAGATACAAAACTTGCGGCGCTTGATTTACCCGTCTCAAAAGTAGGTATCTACAATGCCTTAAATGTTTATCGCCTTATTGAGCGTTATGCATTATCCAATGTTCGTTGTTTATTTGCGAGCACGGGAGTCAAAGGAGATGCCCTAGAGGCGGATTATTATATCAAGGGACTGTTATGCAAAAATTCAATCAATACGGCACCACTTGCTACCATTAAGTATTTTATTCAACAAAGTTGTGACAATAACGTGCCAAAAGAAGAAGAGATAGAGTTATTTTTTGATACAATAAAGAAAAGTGGGATTGATGTAGACGCGGCATGCGATGCATTGATGCAAGATGGACTGGAGTCATTCAAGGTGGCATTTCAAGAGATACTTGAAACACTTTCGTCCTACAAAAGATAA
- a CDS encoding type IV pilus twitching motility protein PilT, giving the protein MNPKHEIDIESLTFEMTKKLKFYLAKLVEHGGSDLHIKSGSNIRGRINGQILPLSKEIISHTDGITLAKELLRTRFPSLIQQKNLDFTYKLNENYRFRVNIFFQVEGISAVFRTIPTKLPTIESLRLPAIINSFCGINRGLVLVTGPTGSGKTTTLAAMINYINRTYKKHIITIEDPVEFVYNDDKAIVNQRAIGQDALGFSDSLRAALREDPDVILVGEMRDLETIETAMHAAETGHLVLSTLHTLDAKETVSRILGMFPGSEQNRIKMSLASTLKGIVSQRLVRTLDGKRTAAVEILVNNTRISSLILEGRDTEITDAIREGKDIYKCQTFDQSLLDLYAQNRVSREEALSAATSRNDLALDLDYFDANKALQQKSLKSNSEEFSKDANIIGLKK; this is encoded by the coding sequence ATGAACCCAAAACATGAAATAGATATAGAAAGTTTGACTTTTGAGATGACAAAAAAGTTAAAATTCTATCTTGCCAAACTAGTAGAACATGGTGGCAGCGACCTTCATATAAAAAGTGGCTCCAATATCCGCGGGCGTATTAATGGTCAAATTCTTCCTTTATCAAAGGAAATAATCTCTCATACTGATGGGATTACATTGGCAAAAGAGTTGTTACGGACGAGATTTCCGAGTTTGATTCAGCAAAAAAATCTAGATTTCACTTACAAACTCAATGAAAACTATCGATTTCGTGTCAATATTTTTTTCCAAGTAGAGGGGATTTCTGCAGTTTTTAGAACCATACCGACCAAGTTGCCGACGATAGAGTCACTCAGACTTCCTGCTATCATTAACTCATTTTGTGGCATAAACCGAGGTTTAGTGCTCGTCACAGGGCCAACAGGGAGTGGTAAAACGACAACATTGGCGGCGATGATTAATTATATCAATAGAACCTACAAAAAGCATATCATCACTATTGAAGATCCGGTGGAGTTTGTTTATAATGATGATAAAGCGATTGTAAATCAACGTGCCATTGGGCAAGATGCTCTTGGGTTTTCAGATTCACTAAGGGCTGCACTGAGGGAAGACCCTGATGTCATTCTTGTGGGAGAAATGCGAGATTTAGAGACCATAGAGACGGCAATGCATGCTGCTGAAACGGGTCACTTGGTATTATCGACACTGCACACATTAGATGCTAAAGAGACGGTCAGTCGTATTTTGGGAATGTTTCCAGGAAGTGAACAAAATCGTATCAAAATGTCATTGGCCTCTACGCTCAAAGGAATTGTTTCACAACGTTTGGTGCGAACGTTGGATGGTAAACGTACGGCGGCGGTTGAAATTTTGGTCAATAATACAAGAATTTCCAGCCTTATTTTAGAGGGGCGCGATACTGAGATTACTGATGCGATTCGAGAAGGAAAAGATATTTATAAATGTCAAACTTTTGATCAATCACTCCTCGATTTGTATGCACAAAATCGTGTATCACGAGAAGAAGCACTCTCAGCAGCCACCAGTAGAAATGACTTGGCTTTGGATTTGGATTATTTTGATGCGAATAAAGCATTACAACAAAAAAGTCTAAAATCTAATTCAGAAGAGTTCAGCAAAGACGCAAATATCATCGGGTTAAAAAAATAA
- a CDS encoding 50S ribosomal protein L25/general stress protein Ctc produces MLEGIIRESITKKATKELRRDGYLIANIYGKGIENINAAFKENEFVKAVRNKETLIFPVRVGGKEYNVVIQEYQKDPVKSKFLHVDLRVALPGVLAKYLVPVKLTGTPKGLRNKGVLALTKKRLCVKCTAEHLPNDYTLDVSDLDVNETILVRDIKVDSNVEIMDEDRISIVGVIKAK; encoded by the coding sequence ATGTTAGAAGGCATCATTAGAGAGAGTATCACAAAAAAAGCGACAAAAGAGCTTCGCAGAGATGGTTACCTAATTGCCAACATTTACGGAAAAGGCATTGAAAATATCAATGCTGCATTTAAAGAAAATGAATTCGTAAAAGCAGTTAGAAATAAAGAAACACTTATATTCCCAGTACGCGTAGGCGGCAAAGAGTATAATGTTGTCATTCAAGAATATCAAAAAGATCCTGTAAAAAGTAAATTTTTACATGTTGATTTGCGCGTTGCGCTTCCTGGTGTTCTTGCAAAATACCTTGTTCCTGTAAAACTAACCGGTACCCCAAAAGGGTTGAGAAATAAAGGTGTTTTGGCATTAACTAAAAAAAGACTTTGTGTCAAATGTACAGCAGAACATTTACCAAATGATTATACACTTGATGTTAGTGATTTGGATGTCAATGAAACCATCTTAGTTCGTGATATTAAAGTAGATAGTAACGTAGAAATCATGGATGAAGATAGAATTTCAATTGTTGGAGTCATTAAAGCGAAGTAG
- the pth gene encoding aminoacyl-tRNA hydrolase, with product MNLIVGLGNPEVKYHNNRHNIGFMVIDKLLEGLSYTTLNKPAFRGNLYKYHNLLLLKPQTYMNLSGESVHAVSDYFNPEKIIVIHDDLDLRFGVLKFKYEGGNGGHNGLKSIDAHIGKSYYRVRVGIGKPKDKDKIISHVLSDFSTREKKYLDEIIDQAARACLHLIEMPLQTVAQRDSLNLKLTNELLI from the coding sequence ATGAATCTCATCGTAGGACTTGGCAACCCAGAAGTAAAATACCATAATAATCGACATAACATCGGTTTTATGGTTATAGATAAGCTTCTAGAGGGCCTCTCCTACACCACTTTAAACAAACCCGCCTTTAGAGGCAATCTTTATAAATATCACAATCTTTTATTATTAAAACCTCAAACCTATATGAATCTCTCAGGAGAAAGTGTTCACGCTGTCAGTGATTATTTTAATCCAGAGAAGATTATCGTGATTCATGATGATTTGGATTTGAGATTTGGAGTATTAAAATTCAAGTATGAAGGTGGCAATGGTGGGCATAATGGCTTGAAATCCATCGATGCGCACATAGGAAAATCCTATTACAGGGTACGTGTGGGCATTGGAAAACCCAAAGATAAAGATAAGATTATCTCCCACGTGTTGTCAGATTTTTCAACACGTGAAAAAAAATATTTGGATGAGATTATAGACCAAGCTGCAAGGGCCTGCTTGCACTTGATAGAGATGCCATTACAAACAGTAGCCCAACGTGATAGCCTCAATCTGAAGCTTACGAATGAATTACTAATATGA
- a CDS encoding LptF/LptG family permease produces MKLYQKYLIRNYLKNFFVIFVALEFFYLGIDLLTTYQKLPESANLQILYTMFESLYAINFVLPLSVIFAMIATTVSMIKSNELVSLRALGVSRQAFTLPIFFSALAIIMIYISLTFTPFSYAREYSVNILQHSQISTNTEGLFLKNDNDYIYFEKLNPIKKEASNIKIYHVKDMDLQYILKAQKGYYQEKNWVLYHVEKIIKPKAETLDGKGLIIQKFSQLETLKDFRPKIIDNIYKGKANLSVLDAMDALKFFNAQGVDTSRLKTIILSQLFIPLFAPLLILIFSSRTPVISRYYNTTLISFVLIFVALATWGLLFLFSKLAMNAVILPEVAIMIPMLSLGIFSLYSHFKE; encoded by the coding sequence ATGAAACTGTATCAAAAATATCTAATCCGTAATTATCTCAAAAACTTTTTTGTTATTTTTGTAGCGCTGGAATTTTTTTATCTTGGGATTGATTTATTGACCACGTATCAAAAACTCCCAGAATCTGCCAACCTTCAAATCCTTTATACGATGTTTGAGAGTCTGTATGCGATTAATTTTGTCTTGCCATTGTCGGTGATATTTGCGATGATTGCTACGACGGTCTCCATGATAAAATCAAATGAATTGGTCAGTTTAAGAGCATTGGGCGTGAGCCGTCAAGCTTTCACGTTGCCTATCTTTTTTAGTGCACTAGCGATTATCATGATCTATATCTCGTTGACATTTACCCCCTTTTCTTATGCGAGAGAATACAGCGTCAATATTTTGCAACACAGCCAAATCTCAACCAATACAGAGGGATTATTTCTCAAAAATGATAACGATTATATCTATTTTGAAAAATTGAACCCTATTAAAAAAGAGGCGAGTAATATCAAGATATATCATGTCAAAGATATGGATTTACAATACATACTCAAAGCCCAAAAAGGCTATTATCAAGAGAAAAATTGGGTCTTATATCATGTAGAAAAAATCATCAAACCAAAGGCGGAAACGCTCGATGGCAAAGGGTTGATAATACAAAAATTTTCCCAGCTTGAAACGCTCAAAGATTTTAGGCCTAAGATTATTGACAATATTTATAAAGGCAAAGCCAATCTCTCCGTCTTAGATGCGATGGATGCCTTGAAGTTTTTTAATGCGCAAGGTGTTGATACGAGTAGGCTCAAGACGATTATCCTCTCACAACTGTTTATACCCCTATTTGCCCCTTTGTTGATTCTGATTTTTTCATCACGCACACCGGTTATCTCAAGGTATTATAACACGACGCTCATCTCTTTTGTGCTGATATTTGTTGCATTGGCGACATGGGGTCTTTTGTTTTTATTTAGTAAGTTAGCCATGAATGCCGTTATCTTACCAGAAGTGGCCATTATGATACCGATGCTGTCGCTAGGTATTTTTTCGCTATACTCCCACTTTAAAGAATGA
- a CDS encoding GtrA family protein, translating to MHHKKFDIHQLKRFIISGGTATICHLGTMALLVWIGINASLSTSIGVVVGAIINYIFQYYYTFDSDSKHHNSIFKYIITVSISFVSNLILFTLFHTILHNGVIVSQLLTSAIVALQNYLVYKKFVFLRQGVGHEA from the coding sequence ATGCACCACAAGAAATTTGATATTCATCAACTGAAAAGATTTATAATTAGTGGTGGGACCGCTACGATATGCCATCTTGGGACGATGGCACTGCTCGTTTGGATTGGAATAAATGCCAGTCTTTCTACCTCAATCGGTGTGGTAGTTGGAGCAATTATTAATTATATTTTCCAATATTATTATACGTTTGATTCCGATTCAAAACATCATAATTCTATATTTAAATATATTATTACGGTCTCAATATCGTTTGTAAGCAATCTTATTTTGTTTACGTTGTTCCATACTATTTTGCATAATGGTGTCATAGTCTCACAATTACTGACATCAGCGATTGTTGCGTTGCAAAATTATCTGGTTTATAAAAAATTTGTGTTTTTGAGGCAAGGAGTCGGTCATGAAGCCTAA
- a CDS encoding glycosyltransferase family 2 protein, translating into MKPKLVSIVISLYNEEGNVHKLFEELYQVESALKSKVDFEYVCVNDGSDDHTLANLQALMGRYPNIKIYNLYRNFGHEIAMSAGMDHASGDCVIFMDGDLQHPPALIEEMVDAWLAGNPVVLTRKITHGSDKTPLYKFLSKIYYFMLDKLSDIKIPKDFPDFRLLDRKHIEMIKTISENDRMFRGLLNFVGYSDFKLLEFEVPDRFSGKTKYNFKRSFGLAIDSIMQFSTKPLRLATYLGVLSVFASGIFGFYTLIQYLFFNVERTGYATTLIVILFMGSIQLIILGIIGEYIGKIHLEVKKRPLYFGELIENHS; encoded by the coding sequence ATGAAGCCTAAATTGGTCAGTATCGTGATTTCACTATACAATGAAGAGGGCAATGTTCATAAACTATTTGAAGAGTTGTATCAGGTCGAGTCTGCATTAAAAAGCAAAGTGGACTTTGAGTATGTTTGCGTCAATGATGGCAGTGATGATCATACGCTGGCAAATCTACAAGCATTGATGGGGCGTTATCCTAATATTAAGATTTATAATTTGTACCGAAATTTCGGGCATGAAATTGCTATGAGTGCAGGGATGGATCATGCCTCGGGTGATTGTGTTATTTTTATGGATGGGGATTTACAACATCCCCCTGCATTGATTGAGGAGATGGTGGACGCTTGGTTGGCGGGCAATCCGGTAGTATTAACACGTAAAATCACTCATGGGAGCGACAAAACACCACTGTATAAATTTTTGTCAAAAATCTATTATTTTATGTTAGACAAATTATCAGATATCAAAATACCAAAAGATTTTCCAGATTTCCGACTGTTGGACCGAAAACATATCGAAATGATTAAGACGATTAGTGAAAATGATCGGATGTTTCGTGGGCTTTTGAATTTTGTGGGTTATAGTGATTTTAAATTATTGGAATTTGAAGTGCCCGATCGTTTTTCAGGCAAAACCAAATACAATTTTAAACGTTCATTTGGATTGGCTATTGATAGTATCATGCAATTTTCTACCAAACCGTTGCGTTTGGCAACATATCTGGGGGTTTTATCGGTGTTTGCTTCTGGGATATTTGGTTTTTATACCTTGATACAGTATCTGTTTTTTAATGTTGAGCGAACCGGATATGCGACGACTTTGATTGTGATTTTGTTCATGGGCTCGATTCAGCTTATTATCTTAGGTATTATTGGTGAATACATAGGTAAAATTCATTTGGAAGTAAAAAAACGACCATTATATTTTGGAGAATTGATTGAAAATCATAGTTAA
- a CDS encoding carbohydrate deacetylase → MKIIVNADDFANSLHMSEVICECHDKGALNSTSIMVTSSDLNASLALLEGRADMRTSLHLNIAEGTPISKPEKIDYLVDANGKFCKSFETVVFDYYLGNTQKKHLIKQQIKEEYKNQIELYASKLQQHDISLDSHQHYHTIPFISEILMELSHELKTVHFTYIRVPQEPFFICLNSLQDVKNYLGLNIIKHLLLNFFSRQLRRKLAANQIACNDVFVGVLFTGNMTYPSILKALSQYDGKQSVEILLHPAFLSKSEDTAWPDDKFKEFYVNQHRKNERDILLLDQFKDFIQKLNKASV, encoded by the coding sequence TTGAAAATCATAGTTAATGCAGATGACTTTGCCAATTCCTTGCATATGAGTGAGGTGATTTGTGAATGTCATGATAAAGGTGCGCTCAATTCGACCAGTATCATGGTCACCTCTTCAGATCTGAATGCCTCACTGGCTTTACTTGAGGGAAGAGCAGATATGCGTACTTCTTTGCATCTGAATATTGCAGAGGGAACGCCTATCTCAAAGCCTGAAAAAATTGACTATTTAGTCGATGCAAATGGCAAGTTTTGTAAAAGTTTTGAGACCGTGGTCTTTGATTATTATCTGGGAAATACTCAAAAAAAACATCTCATCAAGCAACAAATCAAAGAAGAGTATAAAAATCAAATCGAGTTGTATGCCAGTAAACTTCAACAGCATGATATTTCGCTAGATTCGCATCAGCATTATCATACGATTCCTTTTATCTCAGAGATTTTGATGGAACTCTCCCATGAATTAAAAACAGTTCATTTTACTTACATTAGAGTGCCACAAGAGCCCTTTTTTATCTGTTTGAATTCTTTGCAAGATGTTAAAAACTACTTAGGACTCAATATTATCAAACACCTTTTGCTTAATTTCTTTTCCCGTCAATTACGCCGTAAATTGGCCGCTAATCAGATTGCTTGCAATGATGTGTTTGTCGGCGTATTATTTACCGGGAATATGACCTACCCCTCTATCCTCAAAGCACTCTCTCAATATGATGGGAAACAGAGTGTTGAAATACTTTTGCATCCCGCTTTTTTATCAAAATCCGAAGATACAGCATGGCCAGATGATAAATTTAAAGAGTTTTATGTCAATCAACACAGAAAAAACGAACGCGATATCCTCCTTTTAGATCAATTTAAAGATTTTATACAAAAATTAAATAAGGCATCAGTATGA